The proteins below are encoded in one region of Lactuca sativa cultivar Salinas chromosome 3, Lsat_Salinas_v11, whole genome shotgun sequence:
- the LOC111917169 gene encoding probable pectinesterase/pectinesterase inhibitor 6 — MSQAHNLSMTSDDRLIQLAEGGEIKQVDLVVAQDGSGDFSTVVEAIKASENRRTGTDRFIIYVKSGVYIENVIINSSMHNLTLIGEGIDATVITNNKNVNDGYETYNTATFQIWGSGFVAIGITFENTAGPEKLQAVALLSASDLSAFFRCSFKGYQDTLCLFQQRQFYRECDIYGTVDFIFGDAIAVLQDCNIYLRKPLFGQQNTITAQGRTDSSSATGFVIHNSQVTAAPGLTLADGSVKNFLGRPWRDYSRVVFVKCNLDSLIDPQGWMPYRDSSAFDKLYYAEAMNSGEGANTSGRVRWPGFHVLTGDQEAEQFSVRNFLAGDSWIPQTGIPFDSGI, encoded by the exons ATGAGTCAAGCTCATAACTTGTCCATGACGAGTGATGATAGACTCATACAATTAGCCGAAGGAGGAGAAATAAAACAAGTAGATTTGGTCGTAGCTCAAGATGGTTCTGGTGATTTTTCAACCGTTGTCGAAGCCATCAAAGCATCTGAAAATCGAAGAACTGGAACTGATAGATTTATTATATACGTGAAATCTGGTGTTTATATAGAAAATGTCATCATCAATTCGTCAATGCACAATTTGACACTTATTGGAGAAGGCATTGATGCAACAGTTATAACCAACAATAAAAACGTCAACGATGGATATGAAACTTATAACACCGCAACCTTCC AGATTTGGGGTTCCGGTTTTGTTGCGATTGGAATTACATTCGAGAACACCGCCGGTCCGGAGAAACTACAAGCGGTGGCGCTTCTCTCGGCTTCAGATCTCTCGGCTTTCTTCCGATGTAGCTTCAAAGGCTACCAAGATACCCTCTGCCTCTTCCAACAGCGTCAATTTTATCGCGAATGTGACATCTATGGAACCGTCGACTTCATCTTCGGTGACGCTATCGCCGTCCTCCAAGACTGTAACATCTATCTCCGAAAGCCATTGTTTGGCCAACAAAACACGATAACGGCTCAAGGAAGAACCGATTCAAGTTCTGCAACAGGGTTTGTTATTCACAATTCGCAGGTCACGGCCGCCCCTGGGTTAACCCTAGCCGATGGATCAGTCAAGAACTTTCTAGGCCGGCCATGGAGGGACTACTCGAGGGTTGTATTTGTGAAGTGTAATCTCGATAGCTTGATTGATCCCCAAGGGTGGATGCCGTATCGGGATAGCTCTGCTTTTGATAAATTGTATTACGCAGAGGCTATGAACTCAGGGGAGGGTGCGAACACCTCCGGTAGGGTGAGGTGGCCGGGGTTCCATGTTTTGACCGGTGATCAAGAGGCGGAGCAGTTTTCTGTTAGGAACTTTTTGGCTGGAGATTCATGGATCCCACAGACTGGAATTCCTTTTGATTCTGGTATTTAA
- the LOC111917304 gene encoding uncharacterized protein LOC111917304: MSTVNIMSKSRVSKAILTRLGPAHSFSRSISTSQPWNHVPPSQTQVSTINHIESPLPRKRNRNRSWNRQFSSMPASNTVGDRIVRELLAQVERDKQRERDQRKKAGLGTADIDAEDDEDYMGVGPLIERLEKENLKHVDPGLLNMREEPTDSESDEEDHRFTYEAIQKRQEILQKKYKRHDELIKNFAQSDNIDDSFKWMNRIDKFEEKHLAIRPEYCVIGDLMNRLKEASGKDKFLLQHKLNRAIRLVKWKEAYDPNNPANYGVIQNMQSQHDAEDSDAEKEKQLTKGALDDDDDDEEEFDDMKETDDILMEKLNFIDRKLEEKLAQLDHTFGRRGKMLEEEIRDLAEERNSLTEKKRRPLFRKGFDVKLIDVNRTCKVTKGGQLIKYTVMLACGNYNGVIGFAKAKGPAVPTACQKAHEKCFQNLHYVDRYEDHTIAHAIQTSYKKTKVYLWPGPTQGGMKAGRTVQTILNLAGLKNVKSKVVGSRNPHNTVKALFKGLNVIETPKDVQEKFGRVVVESYLL, translated from the exons ATGTCTACAGTCAACATCATGAGCAAATCACGGGTATCAAAAGCCATTCTCACCCGGCTGGGACCCGCTCATTCATTCTCCCGATCTATTTCAACATCTCAACCATGGAATCATGTTCCCCCCAGCCAAACACAGGTATCCACTATTAACCACATAGAATCTCCTCTTCCCCGGAAGCGGAATCGGAATCGGAGTTGGAATCGACAATTCTCATCAATGCCTGCATCTAATACTGTTGGTGATAGAATCGTCCGTGAGCTTCTAGCTCAAGTCGAGAGAGATAAACAAAGGGAGAGAGATCAGAGAAAAAAAGCAGGTTTGGGTACTGCTGATATAGatgctgaagatgatgaagattacATGGGTGTTGGTCCACTCATTGAGAGACTAGAGAAAGAAAATCTCAAGCATGTTGACCCTGGTCTTCTCAACATGAGAGAGGAGCCCACTGATTCTGAAAGTGATGAAGAGGACCATAGGTTCACTTATGAAGCCATTCAAAAACGCCAAGAAATCTTACAGAAAAAATACAAACGTCACGATGAACTCATTAAAAACTTTGCTCAATCAGATAACATTGATGATAGTTTCAAATGGATGAATAGAATCGATAAATTTGAGGAGAAACATTTAGCTATCCGACCCGAGTATTGTGTAATTGGTGATTTGATGAATCGTTTGAAAGAAGCAAGTGGGAAGGATAAATTTCTTCTTCAACATAAGCTGAATAGGGCTATTAGATTGGTTAAGTGGAAGGAAGCTTATGATCCCAACAACCCTGCAAACTATGGAGTCATTCAGAACATGCAGTCACAACATGATGCTGAAGATTCAGATGCTGAAAAAGAAAAACAATTGACGAAAGGTGCattggatgatgatgatgatgatgaggaagagTTTGATGACATGAAAGAGACTGATGATATATTGATGGAGAAGTTAAATTTTATTGATAGGAAGCTGGAAGAGAAGTTAGCACAGTtggatcatacttttggaagacGAGGGAAAATGTTAGAGGAGGAGATTAGAGATCTTGCTGAAGAGAGAAACTCATTGACTGAAAAGAAAAGAAGACCCCTTTTTAGAAAG GGTTTTGATGTGAAACTGATTGATGTTAATCGTACGTGTAAAGTTACAAAG GGAGGTCAGTTGATCAAGTATACTGTAATGCTTGCTTGCGGGAACTATAATGGTGTCATTGGTTTTGCAAAGGCAAAAGGCCCAGCTGTTCCAACTGCGTGTCAAAAg GCTCACGAGAAATGCTTTCAAAATCTCCATTATGTGGATCGCTATGAAGACCATACAATTGCTCATGCCATTCAGACTTCTTATAAGAAAACCAAG GTGTATCTTTGGCCTGGGCCTACTCAAGGTGGCATGAAGGCGGGTAGAACTGTACAAACCATCTTGAATCTAGCTGGTTTAAAGAATGTCAAGTCTAAG GTTGTTGGGTCAAGAAATCCACATAACACGGTGAAAGCTCTTTTTAAGGGTTTGAATGTG ATAGAAACTCCGAAAGATGTTCAAGAGAAGTTTGGGCGGGTTGTGGTGGAGTCATATTTACTTTGA